One part of the Thermus neutrinimicus genome encodes these proteins:
- a CDS encoding HD-GYP domain-containing protein: MLQKLRRLELPPPRVLALILAVFVSFLLLEGYLILRYGFSLPPPGFSWFDLLFWAVLVFWSVRVEIRLPLSASMSHLFLFALALVVLAPPWLAPLWVFLFQPSDNVWYKQLFNRSQDALATLAAALAWGFFQANPLRLGTLDLSPGAGIVLASITFFLVNTGLVTLIIHLNNGTPLREVWRKNYGWFNSSYFLLSPLALFLARAYETPIIGNWGGWTILFFLIPLYYSRFYWDEKVRLEQAFDTTLEVLMHALEAKEPQTRMHSERVADISRDLALRVYQDEAKAQEIYRAARLHDIGKIGIPEALLLKPGKLTPEEYQVVQSHTTEGVKLLKPAEKVAFGPVIYNVILHHHERWDGRGYPKGLAGQETPEEARIVGLADAYEAMTAGRPYRPAKTPEEALKEIQDLSGIQFDPRLVKVFTQLWHENPLWRDRKAYLEAKGGSVSRSTLPQLYSESASPSPSEPDPRTSGE, from the coding sequence ATGCTCCAAAAGCTACGCCGCCTGGAACTGCCCCCACCTCGGGTGTTGGCCCTAATCTTAGCTGTCTTTGTAAGCTTCCTGTTGCTGGAAGGCTACCTCATCCTGCGCTACGGGTTCAGCCTTCCCCCACCAGGGTTCTCCTGGTTTGACCTCCTCTTCTGGGCGGTGCTCGTCTTTTGGAGCGTGCGGGTGGAAATACGCCTTCCCCTAAGCGCCAGCATGAGCCACCTCTTCCTCTTCGCCTTGGCCCTGGTGGTCCTGGCTCCTCCCTGGCTTGCTCCCTTATGGGTCTTCCTTTTCCAGCCAAGCGACAATGTGTGGTACAAGCAGCTTTTCAACCGTTCCCAGGATGCCCTGGCCACCCTGGCCGCCGCCTTGGCCTGGGGCTTCTTCCAAGCAAACCCCCTTCGCCTGGGAACCCTCGATCTGAGCCCTGGCGCGGGTATAGTCTTGGCTTCTATCACCTTTTTTCTGGTAAACACGGGTCTGGTTACCCTGATTATCCATCTGAATAACGGTACCCCCTTGCGGGAAGTCTGGCGGAAAAACTATGGGTGGTTTAACTCTAGCTACTTCCTTCTCTCCCCTCTGGCCCTCTTCCTAGCCCGGGCCTACGAAACGCCCATCATCGGCAACTGGGGAGGATGGACGATTCTCTTTTTCCTCATCCCCCTCTACTACAGCCGCTTCTACTGGGATGAGAAGGTAAGGCTGGAGCAGGCGTTTGACACCACCTTGGAAGTCCTGATGCACGCCCTGGAGGCCAAGGAGCCGCAAACCCGCATGCACTCCGAGCGGGTGGCCGACATCTCCCGGGACCTGGCCCTACGGGTGTACCAGGACGAGGCCAAGGCCCAGGAGATCTACCGGGCCGCCCGGCTTCACGACATCGGCAAGATCGGCATCCCCGAAGCCCTTCTCCTCAAGCCGGGCAAGCTGACGCCGGAGGAGTACCAGGTTGTGCAAAGCCACACCACCGAAGGAGTCAAACTCCTGAAGCCTGCCGAAAAGGTAGCCTTCGGCCCCGTGATCTACAACGTCATCCTGCACCACCACGAGCGCTGGGACGGGCGCGGCTACCCCAAGGGGCTTGCCGGTCAGGAAACCCCCGAGGAGGCCCGCATCGTGGGCCTGGCCGATGCCTACGAGGCCATGACCGCAGGCCGCCCCTATCGTCCTGCAAAAACTCCGGAGGAGGCCCTAAAGGAAATCCAGGACCTTTCCGGCATCCAGTTTGACCCCAGGCTGGTTAAGGTCTTCACCCAGCTCTGGCACGAAAATCCCTTGTGGCGCGACCGCAAGGCCTACCTGGAAGCAAAGGGGGGATCGGTATCACGCTCTACCTTGCCGCAGCTCTATTCGGAATCGGCCTCGCCCTCGCCCTCGGAGCCAGACCCAAGGACCTCGGGGGAATAG
- a CDS encoding DUF5317 domain-containing protein, protein MAEGGLAYGSYRGLFQPEWAGPLAKALVLLLVGYGLYQNRHLKSLYLVLFGLFLNTLVIFANGGHMPVSLETLKKAGIEGWEELLRTRADAVHTLLDESTRLPFLGDVIALPPLRKAVSPGDLFILAGIAGVVVEGTLRAGGRRLPSRQAALRVLAFLLLVFLVLALRS, encoded by the coding sequence TTGGCGGAAGGAGGCCTGGCCTACGGCAGCTACCGGGGCCTCTTCCAGCCGGAATGGGCTGGGCCCTTAGCCAAAGCTCTGGTCCTTCTCCTGGTGGGGTATGGGCTCTACCAGAACCGGCACCTGAAAAGCCTCTACCTGGTGCTCTTCGGCCTTTTCCTCAACACCCTGGTCATCTTCGCCAACGGCGGCCATATGCCGGTGAGCCTGGAAACCCTTAAGAAGGCCGGGATAGAGGGGTGGGAGGAGCTCTTAAGAACCAGGGCCGACGCGGTCCACACCCTCCTGGACGAGTCCACCCGCCTCCCCTTCCTGGGGGATGTCATCGCCCTACCTCCCTTGCGCAAGGCGGTAAGCCCCGGGGACCTCTTCATCCTGGCGGGGATCGCCGGGGTGGTGGTGGAAGGGACCCTAAGGGCAGGCGGAAGGCGGCTTCCCTCACGCCAGGCAGCCCTGAGGGTGCTGGCCTTCCTCTTGTTGGTCTTCCTGGTCCTTGCCCTACGCTCCTAA